Genomic window (Tachysurus fulvidraco isolate hzauxx_2018 chromosome 20, HZAU_PFXX_2.0, whole genome shotgun sequence):
AACTAACACACATCTCACCTTAACAGCTCAAACAATGGTAGGAGGAAGGACATGGTAGGTTGTTACCTCAAACAATGGTAGGAGGTAGGACATGGGTTCTAACACTGCACCTTCAAATGAGTGCAAAAACCTCTAAATGAGTGCAGATTACACTTGAATAGCTGTGTGCCAGCCAATCGGCCTTCTCAGAGGCAGGACGATGCATCATCTTGTCCATAGAAAACCAGCTGCTTTCAAAGCACTCAGTGTAGCGGGCAAGCTGTGCAAAAAGGGCACAGGACTAAAAAGAGCACGCATGAAGATGCTGACAGGTGATTCGTGATCGGAAGAGATGCTCTAACATTTACTTACACGATGCAAAAGCCAGAAAAAGGTAAGTgatcattattaaaaatacttaaactgcacaaatatgaaaacaaagTTGCTTTGACTGTTGGTTTTGACCATTAAACCAATGTCATTTAAATCTGACAACTTAACCTAAAAAACTGTATGATAATCTATATTCTTAATTGCTAATGTCTGtgatatataatttttaaagtTTAACATATCTAAttaatgttacagagaaactgcAAACTTCCTCATCCAttaaaagcactgacactggagactccgtcCTTAAATACGTTAAATTAATTTCTGCTTACAGAAACGTCCTCCATATTAACGATACCATTTTTCTTTGTtggataaaatgttttttttaatctgtttatcatCAGACTTGGATTACATGTAGCCAGTCTTCTACAAGTCCCTGTGTATTATTTGTTCCTATAGAAACTGTAGTATATTAaaatgagtgcattaatataaaactgtgaATTTAACACCAACTCTCAACATTATAACAAATAATCAATGAAGCTTTTATGTTCTCTGTTGTACTGAGAAGAAAAAGATGTCCTTTCGTTCTGTGTTGGCTGTGGGCTTCAGATCCGCGATCGCTTCGTGCTGAGCGTGTTTCCAGACCTGCGCTGGCATGTAGCGTGCCTTAAGTGTGCGGAGTGCCAGCAAAACCTAAACGAGTCACACACCTGCTTCATTAAAGATGGAAAGACCCTGTGTAAAGAAGATTATATCAGGTACGCAATCAATTTCATTgtccttttttcttattttcctttttactgtatgttacagaTAATTTAGAtgactttacttttttttcattatgcaTTAACACTTTAGAAAACATCGCACAATTAATCCCACAATAATACCTGAATTAACATTTACTTActggggggcatggtggttagcacgttcgcctcacacctccagggttgggggttcgattcccgcctccgccttgtgtgtgtggagtttgcatgttctcctcgtgcctcgggggtttcctccgggtactccggtttcctcccccggtccaaagacatgcatggtaggttgattggcatctctgtaaaaattgtccatagtgtgtgagtgtgtgagtgaatgagagtgtgtgtgtgccctgtgatgggttgacactccgtccagggtgtatcctgccttgatgcccgatgacgcctgagatgcacggataagcgatagaaaatgaacgaatgaatgaatgaattaatgaatgaatgaatgaatgaatgaacatttacttaaatatgaactaatCATGCAGCTACATGAGattcgtgtgtgtctgtgtgtttttgtgtctgttctCTCCGAACACTAAACATACTAAGCAGAGAAGTTCTTACGTTAATTCAAATGGATTGGTTCAACTTTGCTTTTCAGATTATACACCACCAAATGTGCAAACTGTCAAAAGTCCTTCAGCAGTCACGATTACGTCATGCGTGCAGGAGTTAACGTCTATCACGTGCAGTGTTTTCGCTGTGAGCACTGCGATCGGCTGCTGAAGCCCGGAGATGAGTTTACCATCCGAGACGGCTTCTTGCACTGCACTGCTCATGAAAACTCCAGTCACAGATTAATGACACTTTCATGTGACTCAGTACATGTGACCAACCCGAACAGGTGTGATGGAGTTGCAGGTAAACATCCAAACCTTTTAAAGAGGCATGTTTAGAAACCAGCACAGCAACAACTTGACAATTTTCTACAAATGCATTCACCTGTGACTCAGTGGATGTTGTCTTTTTATCACTGTATTTCATGCAGACACTTCGTGGTCGGGTGGAGAAGGGGAATCTGGATGGCAGGCACCCATCAAGCCTGAGAAGACCGTACGTGTGAGGACGGCACTCAGCAAGTCTCAGCTACAAGTGCTGCTCACATGCTACAGTGTGAACCCGCGACCGGACGCTAGCCTGAAAGAACGGCTGATGGAGATGACGGGGTTGAGCTCACGGGTCATTCGTATCTGGTTTCAGAACAAGCGATGCAAAGACAAGAAGAAGAGCATGCtggaaagagagacaaagaacaaGACCGGAGAACAGGTAGGCCGACTCAGGATAAACACTGACTTCTGCTCTAATAATTTCGACTTAATTTCTGAAGTAGTGCACAGTTTTTGCGAATCATTAAGGGATCTATATTCCCAATACCATACTGTATGTTCCCATGACTATATATATTTTGGGGCTCAGTGTCCCCAATACACTCTTTTATCAGGGTTCCACATTCTCAATACTCGATACAATCCCAGGACTTAATTTCCCAGAGGTCTATATATTCTGGGACCCAAGTTCCCAAAATCCTTTCCCACTTTCCCAAGACTCATCCCAGGGTTGTATTTTCCCATGACACTAATTGAAGGGCCCTATATTTCCAATAGATTTTACTGGAAGCCTGCATTCTATATATTCCCAGGGCATAATTCCCATGACTTTATATATTCCAGGATCCTTTGTTAACAGGACTATTATTtccattatttcatttatactcCCAAGACAAGGCTTTATATTTCCAGTATCCTACATTTCCAGGATCCTACAGTATATTCCCATGCCTCTATGTTTCCCTCTCTGTACATTTCCAGGGTTCCATATTCTCGTGTCTCTATACTCACAGGAAGCTTTGTTTCCAGGGTTTTGTGTAAATCTTTTGAAACCTATATTCTAAGGACTCCGTGTTCTATCTTAAGCCTGTCTTTTTCAATACGACAAAAAAAGAGATTCCGATGTTCTGGCCAGTCGGAATCGAGAATTCAGTTCCCCAACActgcaaaataattt
Coding sequences:
- the LOC113661352 gene encoding insulin gene enhancer protein ISL-1-like translates to MQKPEKEKDVLSFCVGCGLQIRDRFVLSVFPDLRWHVACLKCAECQQNLNESHTCFIKDGKTLCKEDYIRLYTTKCANCQKSFSSHDYVMRAGVNVYHVQCFRCEHCDRLLKPGDEFTIRDGFLHCTAHENSSHRLMTLSCDSVHVTNPNRCDGVADTSWSGGEGESGWQAPIKPEKTVRVRTALSKSQLQVLLTCYSVNPRPDASLKERLMEMTGLSSRVIRIWFQNKRCKDKKKSMLERETKNKTGEQINATDEPVSSVTPENLDIDTIMHPLDLQTLQQSWKLLTSLLNSDIETFYQEAVNLD